CACGGGGGCCAGCCTGACCATCCTCTCCGCCGGGCGGCCGTCCCGGGCCCAGGCGGTGGTCGACGGCGAGGCCCGCCGGCACGGCTCGTCCGGCGTGCCCATCGACACCTGCGTGGTCGACGCCGACCCCGTCTCCGCCCTCACCGACACCGCCGAGCGGGGCGGCTACGACCTCGTCGTCACCGGCAACCGGGGCATGACCGGCCCCCGCCGCTTCCTCCCCGTCGGGTCGGTGCCGAACAAGCTCAGCCACCACCTCCCCTGCTCGCTGCTCGTCGTCCGCACGACGTGAGCGGCGCCCGCCGGCGCCTCCTCGCCCTCGCCGTCCTCGTCGTCCTCGCCGCCTCCGCCTGCCACACCGACGTGCGCGTGCGGGTGGACGTCGAGGACGACGGCAGCGGCGCCGTCTCGGTGGCCGTCGGCCTCGACGCCGAGGCGCTGTCCCGCATCCCCGACCTCGCCGACCAGCTGCGGGTCGACGACCTCGCCCGGGCCGGGTGGACGGTCACCGGGCCGGCCGAGGAGGAGGACGGCCGCACCTGGGTGCGGGCCACCAAGCCCTTCGCCGACCCCGACGAGATGGCCGACGTGATGGCCGAGGTGGCGGGGACGAACGGGCCGTTCCTCGACTTCTCGGCGTCGGTCGACCGCTCGCTCGCCCGCTCGAAGGTCGAGGCCAGGGGCACGGTCGACCTGTCCGGCGGGCTCGAGGCCTTCGCCGACCCTCAGGTGACCCAGCGCCTCGGCGGGCTGCCGTTCGGCCA
The nucleotide sequence above comes from Acidimicrobiales bacterium. Encoded proteins:
- a CDS encoding universal stress protein, yielding MYQRILVGTDGSATAARAVDRAVAVARTTGASLTILSAGRPSRAQAVVDGEARRHGSSGVPIDTCVVDADPVSALTDTAERGGYDLVVTGNRGMTGPRRFLPVGSVPNKLSHHLPCSLLVVRTT